A window from Triticum aestivum cultivar Chinese Spring chromosome 6D, IWGSC CS RefSeq v2.1, whole genome shotgun sequence encodes these proteins:
- the LOC123145223 gene encoding protein RADIALIS-like 4, translating to MSSSWTAKQNKIFETALATYDEDTPDRWQKVARAVGDGKSVDEVKRHYEELLKDLHHIEYAGGRRGSLYNISGASSSNGNSWGSANEDHRRRYLNPQ from the exons ATGAGTTCATCGTGGACAGCAAAACAGAACAAGATCTTTGAGACGGCGCTAGCGACGTATGACGAGGACACGCCAGACCGCTGGCAGAAGGTGGCACGAGCAGTCGGTGATGGGAAGTCAGTCGATGAAGTGAAGAGGCACTATGAAGAGCTGCTGAAAGACCTGCATCACATTGAGTATGCAGGAGGCCGCCGCGGATCCCTCTACAACATCTCCGGCGCTAGCAGTAGCAACGGCAACTCCTGGGGCAGTGCCAATGAGGACCACAG GAGAAGGTACCTCAATCCTCAGTGA